One window from the genome of Pandoraea fibrosis encodes:
- the dxs gene encoding 1-deoxy-D-xylulose-5-phosphate synthase, translating to MTDLLASIPSPTELRALSRADLHRLADELRACVLDSVSRTGGHLSSNLGTVELTIALHYVFDTPNDRIVWDVGHQTYPHKILTGRRGAMPSLRQWQGLSGFPKRDESPYDTFGTAHSSTSISAALGMALASKVKGEKRHAIAVIGDGAMTAGEAFEALNNAGVYDDLPFLVVLNDNDMSISPPVGALNQYLTRLMSGQFYSAGKESVRHLLRNAPAPMRELAHKLEEHAKAIVSPTGTMFEEFGFNYLGPIDGHDLDALIPALENIKALKGPQFLHVVTRKGRGYKLAEADPVLYHGPGKFNPSEGIRPAAPGTVSAKTYTQIFGEWLCDAATADKRVVGITPAMREGSGLVEFEKRFPERYYDVGIAEQHAVTFAGGLATEGLKPVVAIYSTFLQRAYDQVIHDVALQNLPVVFAIDRGGLVGADGATHAGAYDMAYLRCIPNMVVMAPADENECRQMLQTALGIEGPSAVRYPRGTGPGVNTETGLSTLPVGRAQVRRESAAPAGRRVAILAFGSMVALGEQVAGEFDASVVNMRFVKPLDEATLLDMARTHDLVVTLEEGSVMGGAGTACVEVLNAHGVLVPVLQLGLPDTYIDQGTPAQQLASVGLDAQGIAASIRRALAERLGGKVEAVPSPT from the coding sequence ATGACCGATTTGCTAGCCAGCATCCCATCCCCAACCGAGCTGCGCGCGCTCTCGCGCGCCGACTTGCATCGTCTGGCGGACGAACTGCGTGCCTGCGTGCTCGACAGCGTCTCGCGCACCGGCGGCCACCTCTCGTCGAATCTGGGCACCGTCGAGTTGACGATCGCACTGCACTACGTCTTCGACACGCCCAATGACCGCATCGTGTGGGACGTGGGCCATCAGACGTATCCGCACAAGATCCTCACGGGCCGCCGCGGCGCCATGCCGAGCCTTCGGCAATGGCAGGGCCTGTCGGGTTTTCCGAAGCGCGACGAATCGCCCTACGACACGTTCGGCACGGCGCATTCGAGCACGTCGATTTCGGCTGCACTCGGCATGGCGCTCGCCAGCAAGGTCAAAGGCGAGAAGCGACACGCGATTGCCGTGATCGGCGACGGTGCGATGACTGCCGGTGAGGCATTCGAAGCACTGAACAATGCCGGCGTCTACGACGACCTGCCGTTTCTCGTTGTGCTCAACGACAACGACATGTCGATCTCGCCGCCGGTTGGCGCGCTCAATCAATACCTCACGCGCCTCATGTCCGGGCAGTTCTATTCGGCCGGCAAGGAGAGCGTGCGTCATCTATTGCGCAATGCCCCCGCGCCGATGCGCGAACTGGCGCACAAGCTCGAAGAACACGCCAAGGCCATCGTCTCCCCCACGGGCACGATGTTCGAGGAGTTCGGCTTCAACTATCTCGGTCCCATCGACGGTCACGATCTCGACGCGCTCATTCCCGCGCTCGAGAACATCAAGGCGCTCAAGGGCCCGCAGTTCCTGCACGTCGTGACGCGCAAAGGCCGTGGCTACAAGCTCGCCGAAGCCGATCCGGTGCTGTATCACGGCCCGGGCAAGTTCAATCCGAGCGAAGGGATTCGTCCTGCGGCACCGGGCACGGTCTCGGCCAAAACCTATACGCAGATCTTCGGTGAGTGGTTGTGCGATGCGGCGACGGCCGACAAACGTGTCGTCGGCATCACGCCGGCAATGCGTGAGGGTTCCGGGCTCGTGGAATTCGAGAAACGCTTCCCTGAACGGTATTACGACGTCGGTATCGCCGAGCAGCATGCGGTGACATTTGCAGGCGGATTGGCGACCGAGGGGCTCAAGCCCGTGGTGGCGATCTACTCCACGTTCCTGCAACGCGCCTACGATCAGGTGATTCACGACGTAGCACTGCAAAACCTGCCGGTCGTGTTCGCGATCGATCGGGGCGGTCTCGTCGGCGCCGACGGCGCAACGCATGCAGGGGCCTACGACATGGCGTACCTGCGCTGCATTCCGAACATGGTCGTCATGGCGCCGGCCGATGAAAACGAATGCCGTCAGATGTTGCAGACCGCGCTCGGTATCGAGGGTCCCAGCGCAGTCCGTTACCCGCGCGGCACCGGGCCGGGCGTGAACACCGAGACCGGCCTGTCGACGCTGCCTGTGGGCCGCGCGCAGGTGCGTCGCGAGAGCGCTGCCCCGGCGGGCCGCCGCGTGGCGATTCTCGCATTCGGTTCGATGGTGGCACTAGGCGAGCAGGTCGCCGGCGAGTTCGATGCGAGCGTGGTCAACATGCGCTTCGTCAAACCGCTCGACGAGGCCACGCTGCTCGACATGGCACGCACGCACGACCTCGTCGTCACGCTTGAAGAGGGCTCGGTGATGGGCGGCGCGGGCACCGCCTGTGTCGAAGTGCTCAATGCCCATGGCGTACTGGTGCCGGTGCTGCAACTGGGATTGCCCGACACGTACATCGATCAGGGCACGCCGGCGCAGCAACTCGCGTCCGTCGGACTCGATGCACAGGGCATCGCCGCATCGATTCGTCGCGCACTGGCCGAGCGTCTTGGCGGCAAGGTGGAGGCAGTGCCCTCCCCCACCTGA
- a CDS encoding MlaC/ttg2D family ABC transporter substrate-binding protein, which produces MNKFLVTATAAVALSGIGGISSAWAQASSANPNDMVKMAVETVVKGAKADPAARDGDVSATARVVARDFLPYTDFLRTTRYAVGPKAFDAATPAQQQQVFEQFQQLLVNTFALQLSQVRGTQISFKFEPAKLTANSTDVVVGASVSGTGDNLSVAYRLAKTDKGWKIYDINMMGENVANAWLIQLYQPQFKARIAQGGIDSLIAYLREKNERFGK; this is translated from the coding sequence ATGAACAAATTTTTGGTGACGGCAACCGCTGCCGTCGCATTGAGCGGCATCGGTGGTATCTCAAGCGCCTGGGCACAGGCGAGCAGCGCCAATCCGAACGACATGGTCAAAATGGCGGTCGAGACGGTCGTCAAGGGGGCCAAGGCCGACCCGGCCGCCCGTGACGGCGACGTAAGCGCGACGGCGCGTGTCGTGGCCCGTGACTTCCTGCCTTACACCGACTTTCTCCGCACCACGCGCTATGCCGTCGGCCCGAAGGCATTCGATGCCGCCACCCCGGCCCAGCAGCAGCAGGTCTTCGAACAGTTCCAGCAGTTGCTCGTGAACACCTTTGCGCTGCAACTCTCGCAGGTCCGCGGCACACAGATCTCGTTCAAGTTCGAGCCGGCCAAGCTCACGGCGAACAGTACCGATGTCGTCGTGGGCGCATCGGTGAGCGGCACCGGCGACAATCTTTCGGTCGCCTACCGTCTGGCCAAGACCGACAAGGGCTGGAAGATCTACGACATCAACATGATGGGCGAGAACGTGGCCAACGCGTGGCTCATCCAGTTGTATCAGCCGCAGTTCAAGGCGCGCATCGCTCAGGGTGGGATCGACAGTCTGATCGCCTATCTGCGCGAGAAAAACGAGCGTTTCGGCAAATAA
- the hpnN gene encoding hopanoid transporter HpnN: MLTSLVVRIVRFSAKHAYPVIFASLLLVIASSVYVARHFAINTDISSLIDSNTPAAERGREIDRAFPQKADITLAVVQAPAVEFADRAAAELAEKLSTETDVFRSVSRPGSGEFFAHNALLFASLDDVKSLTGKLEDAKPLLNRLAQDPSLAGLSNLLSVTLQTPLLTGQVKLPDMARLLGNAADTTEAVLAGRPAGMSWRALVAPDTVARSYVQVQPVLDYAALEAGANAATRIRDAAADLKLAERYGATVRLTGPRPLSDEEFASVREDAGPNAIITLLAVLVVLWLAVRSGKMILAVFLTLLAGLVVTFALGLMMVGALNMISVAFAVLFVGIGVDFGIQFGVRYREERHRLDGDGKSTSDEVLRGALAGAGKAIAMPLSLAAAATAASFFSFLPTDYRGVSELGLIAGVGILCVAFPSAITLLPALISVFKPKGEASPPGFRSLGPVDEFTEKYRKPLLYGTLALVVAGLPLLAHLHFDFNPLHLKDPKTESMATLLDLANSPEAGVNDVQLLAPNLDAANTDAAKLRAVPEVGRVVTLTTFMPAEQPAKLAQIGTAAASLLPVLSQTPLAPVPDAARVSSLKTAAGQLEDAALDHPGEGAKEAQRLAAALRKLAAADAATRERADRAIAEPLKLALGQLRDALQPREVTRESLPKDIVSQWVAADGRALVNISPHVAKGADPSDDAMLRKFSAAVLATTPDAVGGPISILRSADTIIRAFIEAGIWALLSITVLLWLALRNFGDVLRTLVPLLVSAAVTLEITVLIGLPLNFANIIALPLLLGVGVAFKIYYVIAWREGKTQLLASSLTQAIVLSAATTGIAFGSLWLSHHPGTSSMGKLLALSLVCTLIGAVFFQPVLMGKPREKDAPST; the protein is encoded by the coding sequence ATGCTGACTTCGCTCGTCGTGCGCATCGTCCGTTTTTCGGCGAAGCACGCGTACCCAGTCATCTTCGCCTCTCTGCTGCTCGTGATTGCGAGTTCTGTGTACGTCGCCAGGCACTTTGCGATCAACACTGACATCTCGAGCCTGATCGATTCGAATACGCCCGCTGCCGAACGTGGTCGTGAAATCGATCGCGCATTCCCGCAAAAGGCTGACATCACGCTCGCCGTGGTGCAGGCCCCGGCCGTGGAATTCGCCGATCGGGCCGCCGCCGAACTGGCCGAGAAGCTCTCGACCGAGACGGACGTGTTCCGGTCGGTGAGCCGCCCGGGATCGGGCGAATTCTTCGCACACAACGCGCTGTTGTTTGCGTCGCTCGACGACGTGAAGTCGCTGACCGGCAAGCTCGAGGATGCCAAGCCACTGCTCAACCGTCTGGCGCAAGACCCGAGCCTGGCGGGCCTGTCGAACCTGCTCTCGGTCACGTTGCAGACCCCATTGCTCACCGGGCAGGTGAAGCTGCCGGACATGGCGCGTCTGCTCGGCAACGCAGCCGATACAACCGAGGCGGTGCTGGCAGGACGTCCGGCGGGCATGTCGTGGCGCGCGCTCGTGGCGCCTGACACCGTGGCGCGCAGCTACGTGCAGGTGCAGCCAGTGCTGGACTACGCCGCGCTCGAAGCCGGCGCCAATGCCGCGACCCGCATTCGCGACGCCGCGGCCGATCTGAAGCTGGCAGAGCGCTATGGGGCAACGGTGCGCCTGACGGGCCCGCGTCCGCTGTCCGATGAGGAGTTCGCATCCGTGCGTGAGGACGCCGGGCCGAACGCCATCATCACGCTGCTGGCCGTGCTCGTGGTGCTGTGGCTGGCGGTGCGCTCGGGCAAGATGATTCTCGCCGTGTTCCTCACGTTGCTGGCGGGGCTGGTCGTCACGTTTGCGCTGGGTCTGATGATGGTCGGCGCTCTCAACATGATTTCGGTGGCGTTCGCCGTGCTGTTCGTGGGCATTGGCGTGGACTTCGGCATTCAGTTCGGGGTTCGCTATCGCGAGGAACGTCATCGTCTGGACGGCGACGGCAAGTCGACGAGTGACGAGGTGCTTCGCGGTGCGCTCGCCGGCGCAGGCAAGGCGATTGCCATGCCACTGTCGCTGGCCGCAGCGGCCACGGCGGCGAGCTTCTTCTCGTTCCTGCCGACGGATTATCGCGGGGTGTCCGAACTGGGTCTGATCGCGGGCGTGGGCATTTTGTGTGTGGCCTTCCCGTCCGCTATCACTCTGCTGCCCGCGCTCATCAGCGTGTTCAAGCCGAAAGGCGAGGCGAGCCCGCCCGGCTTTCGCAGCCTGGGCCCGGTCGACGAGTTCACCGAAAAGTACCGCAAGCCGCTCCTGTACGGCACGCTCGCGCTCGTGGTCGCTGGCCTGCCGCTGTTGGCGCATCTGCACTTCGACTTCAACCCGTTGCATCTGAAGGACCCGAAAACGGAATCGATGGCAACGCTGCTGGATCTGGCCAATTCGCCGGAAGCCGGGGTGAACGACGTGCAACTGCTCGCCCCGAACCTCGATGCCGCCAATACCGATGCCGCGAAGTTGCGCGCTGTGCCGGAAGTCGGTCGCGTGGTCACGCTCACCACGTTCATGCCGGCGGAGCAACCAGCCAAACTTGCGCAGATCGGCACGGCGGCCGCGTCGCTACTGCCGGTGCTCTCGCAAACCCCGCTGGCGCCTGTGCCTGATGCGGCTCGCGTGTCATCTCTGAAGACGGCTGCGGGCCAGTTGGAAGACGCCGCGCTCGATCATCCTGGCGAAGGGGCGAAGGAGGCCCAGCGTCTGGCCGCGGCCCTGCGCAAGCTCGCGGCGGCCGACGCTGCCACGCGTGAGCGTGCGGATCGCGCAATTGCCGAGCCGTTGAAGCTGGCCCTCGGTCAGTTGCGCGATGCGCTGCAACCGCGTGAAGTCACGCGCGAATCGCTGCCCAAGGACATCGTGTCGCAATGGGTCGCCGCCGACGGGCGCGCGCTCGTGAACATCTCGCCGCATGTGGCGAAGGGCGCCGATCCGAGCGACGACGCCATGCTGCGCAAGTTCAGTGCCGCCGTGCTGGCGACCACGCCAGACGCCGTGGGTGGCCCGATCTCGATCCTGCGCTCGGCCGACACGATCATCCGCGCCTTCATCGAGGCGGGCATCTGGGCGCTGCTTTCGATCACTGTGTTGTTGTGGCTGGCGCTGCGCAACTTCGGCGACGTGCTGCGCACCCTGGTACCGCTGCTGGTCTCGGCGGCCGTCACGCTGGAAATCACGGTGCTGATCGGCTTGCCGCTGAACTTTGCGAACATCATCGCGCTGCCATTGCTGCTCGGTGTCGGCGTAGCGTTCAAGATCTATTACGTGATCGCCTGGCGCGAGGGGAAGACGCAATTGCTTGCGTCGAGTCTGACGCAGGCCATCGTGCTCTCCGCAGCAACGACGGGCATCGCCTTCGGGAGCTTGTGGCTGTCGCACCACCCCGGCACGTCGAGCATGGGCAAGCTGTTGGCGCTCTCGCTCGTGTGCACGTTGATCGGGGCGGTGTTCTTCCAGCCGGTGCTCATGGGCAAGCCGCGCGAGAAGGATGCGCCGTCGACGTAA